GACTTTAAAGATGCAGCCATGAAAAGTTTGGTGAATTGTTATAAATTTTGTGtgcacaattaattttttttacattttctaaaaattcTCTAGTATTACTGGTGCAGACTGAATATCAAtatcaatttttaaaaaagtatttaaatgtaAGCTGTAAGCAGAACTTATTGCTTTAATACttaaattattatacaaaatcgTAGCATGCGTTCACTAGGCAGTGGAAGAAAATAAAGCCTTACTTTGAAAGACTTTCAGAATGAACTGTACTACTAAATTAGAGTCCAAATTCTGTCTATTTACATGCACTTGGTCCTGACAACTTCTGCATTGAACGGTGTTAAGAGTCAAAAGGCTTGAGCAGGTTAGCGGATGCCCTCCACGTAGTTAGCAGGAAGCATCCCAGAGCGGCCCGTCCTCTGCACCGTCCCAAACATCCAACCCTCATCTATGGGGTGCACGTTGTGGATTAGATCACCATCACGGAACGAGACCTCATCACAGTCTTGGGCCATGTAGTCATACAAAGCCCTGTACACACTCTGATATGCAGTGCAGCAGAAAGGAGGAAACATTAATGGCATGACATTGGCATGAAATTCTGATTCTAATATTTCATTTGCAAGTGCAACATTAGATTATGATGTAGATTACTCCTGAAATCTAAGTTGTAGCGAGTTGCTTGACATAATGTCGTTTCTCCAAGGCCATGGTGTGTAAAATGATAGACAATAAAACAACAGATACACAGAACACAAAAAACATGGGCTGTTGTGTGACTACTGTGTAGCATAGCAGCAATTCAGGGTCATTAATTTGGAAGCTTGGTTTGATCAGATTGTTTTTGTAAccgaataataaaaaaacatgcatcactAACAATATAATTGGCTTTTCAGTGTATTTAGATGTGTTAATTAGCTGTTAATGTGTTAATCACACTACAGAATGATTAAACCAAACATAAGCCTTGAGACTAAAATATTGTGAATGAAGCAGTACAATCAAATCAAACAGGATAGCAAATACAGAAAAAGTTCAAGGaaagaatcagaaaaaaaaggttttgggaaGGAAAGGTATGCAGATGGGTAACACTGATTGAAATGTTGGTGGCATTGATGCCAAAATGATCCCACTCACAAatcagggacaaaaaaaaagaagaaaaaaaagaattaaacaatgttgttgtttttttattttgcacaaaaaGAGTACGAAAATATaattgtgaaaaatgtaaacaggtaAAACAGCGCCTCACCATGGTTGTTGGATGCGACTGCAGCTGCATGGACCTGAGTGAGTGCATGCTGGTCTGGTGCATGTAGCTGTGTCCCTGATTATACCCGCTTGGGTAATAAGCTCCAGGAAGGACAGGGGCTGAAGGtgacacagtgaaataaatcaGCATGGGATTTATGTCTTGCTGAAAAAGAGCCGATGAAGTCCTTCGGAAGAGTAATGCATTTCAGTTGGACTTATGACGGCCAGAGAATTTAAGAACAACATGATTTTACATGTCAATGTCTAGAAGGACATGTCAGgagtgaaagaagaaaaaaaagaaaaataggtCTTATTTATGTATTGCTTTTCTCTCAGTCAATCCTCAGTTTGTTATTTTTACAGGATTTATGAGTACGGctcatttccttttttgtttttcttatatCGTCATTTTATATCTCAAATGTTTCAAATTTAAGATTTATTATTGTTGCATTGAATCTTATGTTCTGATTTTTGGACTGTATAATAATGATTTGATTATTTCAAGACTTATTGTATTTATGCAGCATTTAATGTCACATATTTTGATTtagacatatacagtatgtgtaaatGGACAGTGTGGATGAAAAGCCAATATTCAAACTAGTTtagattaaacattatttattgtgATGATCTTTTTGTCCATTTTCATCAGGGATATAAACGCTTTTAAGACTTTCGACTCACCCACAATGACTCCTGGCCTCCGATCCATCTCCATGGAGTACTGATTCacacctctgtgtgtgttgcagcTTCCCTGCATCATCTGATGGTCGGGTCTCGTCTGTGCCCTCACCAGATACGTTCCTCTAATGCCTGGAGTGACACCGTGCAAGCCTGGCATGTCCAAATCCTGATGATATTTAGCCTTAAGTAATAAAGAGAATGGAAGTGTTCCTTAAAAGACAATGTGACGGTAAACAAATGATTGCCTTTTCTTTGCTCTTTTGTCTACatgttgatgtgttggaaaACTGTATAAACTTCACACTCTGCTCTTACATTATTAATCTGATCCTGGGCTTTCTTCAGTCTTTGCACTTCTGGTGTGTCTACAAGAAATCGGAGGCCACGGCCCTTACTCTCTTCAAAATCCTTCCTGTACTTCACCTGGAGATCACAAGAAGACCATTAAGCAATAAAGATAAGCCAAGGAaagcgtaaatgtaaatgtaaagtccATGTTATTGTGGATCAGCTGATCTTAACCAAACCTGAAATAAGGTCAAATCAAAgtaaagcttgtgtgtgtgtgtgtgtgtgtgtgtgtgtgtgtgtgtgtgtgtgtgtgtgtgtgtgtgtgtaaaagtgtctTCACTGTGCCTCATAAAGAGTCTCATCTCATGTCAATCCGCCATAAATGACCAAGCACAGTCTTGGTACAGCTCCatgaacaacaaaacaaatcagctACTGGCTTGTaataatgcagctcagccactgcagcTAATCAGTCCAATGTAAACACACTAAActtattttaaaccttttttatttgtcttaattTATGCATTCGGTTTTGGAAACCTGACTTTCTCTGTCATTTAATGTTTTGGTTTACAATTACGTTCTTTTGAATGTTAAGCACAAGTCCAGGAGCCAGGACAGCAGGCACCTGGCAGCGAGTTCCTGGTTGCCAGGTGGCTACTCATGGGGGAAGTGTGAACCCACCACTGAGCTGACAGCTGCCCTGCTTTCCTCCATGCTGACCTAAGAGCACCACACCCAGGCCAAACAGAGCAACGTTTCCCTTCTACTCTGTCATTCTGCTGGCTTTGAAGCCACGTCTAGCACATGTGATCATGGATGTAACCAAAAGAAGGAGTGAGAACCTGGCTCTGCAGCTCGCTCTGCTGCCTCAGTCGCAGGTTCTCTGGCGTGTCTGCGACGATCGTAAACGTTTGCTTTGGGTAGTGCCTTcagggagagatggaggaagaTAAAGTTCTTTGAACATAGCAAGTGAAAAGATGAGCACGTCCCTCAAACACGTTTCATTCAAGGGATGAACAAATGATACTCAAAAACATGAATGAAGACATTATTAGAGTGTTTCAGGTTCAGAGTTTTTAattctatgttgttgttgtttgtttaattttactTATAATTTTTCATACTATTCAGGGTTTGgaaaagtaacaaaagcatgctGTTTGGATTTGGATGTTCACCCAGGATGCACATACGAATTGCAGTAAGGCTTCTTTTCGTATCCTTTGTAGTTGTTCATATTCAGGGTCATTTTGCAAACCTCACAGTGGAAGCATCCTTTGTGCCAGAACtacaaaagaaaaaccaaaaaacatgcAGTGCTTATAATCCATTATTAGGACGCGTTATAATAAAGTGGAGGtgcagaagagaagaaaagagaaggacGCAGTTACCTTGTCCAGGCAGTTCACTTTCTCGGTGGCGTAGACGATTTTCCCGCAGCGCGCGCAGTGAGGATTCATGATGAAAGCCTTCAATCACATCCTATCTGTAatcaacaataacaataacaacaacaattaaaaaaaacaaaacaaagaagtgCTCGGagtctgcaaaaaaaatgatcCGTGGCGCAGATGATTTAAGACTGCGCAGACAGACGGCTGGTTATTAGAGGTCAGTTTGGGAACGAGGCAAAATAGAGAAAATGTgccagagagtgagagagagagagagagagagagagagagagagagagagagaatacacacacacacacacacacaaacacacacacacacacacacgctatatAGATTAGGATATTTTAGGATacagcatttaaatattataaataaataaatatatatacacacactttatatttaaattaggaAACAGCATTTGAACGTATTTACTGATGAAGTCTTTCAAAACACTTAAGTGTGAGCAGAATGAAGTGCAGGTCCtgacatgttttattcctttttccaCATTAAATTGCCTAtgagaattatttttataaaaataaaataatataaacaaacaaaactactTTTTAAATCTACTTTTCATCCATGTAATGATGTGGATGTCCAGAAAACAAACCAGTTCTTGTTATCAAGTTTCTTAATAACATGTATAAACaagcattctctctctctctctctctctctctctctctctctctctctctctcactcactctttctctctctctctctctctctctctctcactcactcactcactcactgtctctctctctctcactctctctctcattctctctctctctctctctctctctctctctttctcgctcacctactcactctctctctctctctctctctcttacctactcactctctctctctctctctctctctctctcttactctctctcactctctctctcactcctcactctctctctcactcctcactctctctctctctctctctctatctcactcactcactctctcacccactcactcactctctctttctctctctctctctctctctctttctctatctcactcactcctcctctctctctctctctctctctctctctctctctcacccactcactctctctctctctctcacctactctctcactctctcttactcacttactcacactccttcccctctctctctctatctcactcactcacctctctctctctcacccactcactctctctctctctctctctctctctcttctctatctcacttactcactcactcactccctcacacactctctctctctcctctctctctctctctctctctctctctctctctctttctctctctctctctctttctctatctccttactcactcactcactcacactctctctctctctctctctctctctctctctctttctctatctcacttactcacttacttactcactcactcactttctctctctctctctctctctctctctgtctcactctctctctttatctctctatctctctctctcactcctacTCACTCACTGAGTATTTAACTCTTTAAATCCTCGAAAAGAGTTAAATAGGACTTTTAAGgagtaaatagtaaataatgttttgtttattgtttccGGCtacattctttatttaatattcaataCAGCggaaataaaatccaaaataataTCATGGCAAGTGATATTTTAGTAGATGATGAATGTCAATGTTGGAAGCcatgttgttaaataaataaatgaaaatgcagggatttgtgtaataattaaatttagGACAGCAATTATATACAGGGAACATGCTTATTGCTTTTATATATGCAATTTTTTAATTCGTCTATCATTGTTGTAgtcatttttagttttttttatgtaatcatTTGTTGTTAACTGTACAAAACTTGGGAGTACATTTTTACTTTGGTCTGCATTTTctatgattgatttttttttaggcatAAAGGGaagtgttctgtttttaaagtgGTTATTGAAGGCCATAAAAATGCTTTCTTTAGGAAAAGATCTTACAAGCTTGGAGAATTGAGTTACACACAGGTGAATGTGATCACTCAAACGATACACGACTCAAGTGCACAACAGACTCTGAATACACACACCTTTTTACATGAACATTCACATCACTTTTCTAACAATAGTATCTACAGAAGaggagctcagtgtgtgtgt
The genomic region above belongs to Silurus meridionalis isolate SWU-2019-XX chromosome 20, ASM1480568v1, whole genome shotgun sequence and contains:
- the nebl gene encoding nebulette isoform X1, which gives rise to MNPHCARCGKIVYATEKVNCLDKFWHKGCFHCEVCKMTLNMNNYKGYEKKPYCNSYVHPGHYPKQTFTIVADTPENLRLRQQSELQSQVKYRKDFEESKGRGLRFLVDTPEVQRLKKAQDQINNAKYHQDLDMPGLHGVTPGIRGTYLVRAQTRPDHQMMQGSCNTHRGVNQYSMEMDRRPGVIVAPVLPGAYYPSGYNQGHSYMHQTSMHSLRSMQLQSHPTTMSVYRALYDYMAQDCDEVSFRDGDLIHNVHPIDEGWMFGTVQRTGRSGMLPANYVEGIR
- the nebl gene encoding nebulette isoform X2; this translates as MNPHCARCGKIVYATEKVNCLDKFWHKGCFHCEVCKMTLNMNNYKGYEKKPYCNSHYPKQTFTIVADTPENLRLRQQSELQSQVKYRKDFEESKGRGLRFLVDTPEVQRLKKAQDQINNAKYHQDLDMPGLHGVTPGIRGTYLVRAQTRPDHQMMQGSCNTHRGVNQYSMEMDRRPGVIVAPVLPGAYYPSGYNQGHSYMHQTSMHSLRSMQLQSHPTTMSVYRALYDYMAQDCDEVSFRDGDLIHNVHPIDEGWMFGTVQRTGRSGMLPANYVEGIR